In Podarcis muralis chromosome 7, rPodMur119.hap1.1, whole genome shotgun sequence, the genomic stretch GCGGGTGAGTTCATGTGGAAACTAGCCTaatgtacaaacataaaatttggcccctggaaagttgtccACAGAGGAATGTGGACcttgggctgatttttttttttttttaagattaccTGTTCTACTGTAGCTTTATAGAGTGTTTGTGCATTGTTAGTTTTTAGGCAGGCTAGGCTCCTTGTAGAGCACAGGGTTTGATCAGTCAGCACAGCCTTGGAGGATGGTCTTCTGAGAACAGGCCTCTATCTTTATTGCTTTGCAAATACATGCTGTGCAAGGATAAGCCTTGCCTTTGAAATTTCCCAGCCAAGGGATTTGCTTGAAGAGCAGGTtccttcacacaaacacacacaggtttCTAAGTTACAGTTTGACCTTTTCAGTGGGTCTCCGTGCATGAGGATGTTCTTGGCAAGGCTCTAAtgtgcagtggtggctggtggggcagaaggcaagggGACGACAACAGTAGGAGGAGACAGACCCAATGGCACACAGTGCCCAATAATTCTGTTTGTCCCTCTGATGAATTCTGTAAGGGCAGAttacagcagatcccaatgtcttccccctccttcttcctaatgtagatcttccttcaccccttcttcccagggacAGATGGAGGCACTATTTGGGGGtctacctcaggtgccaaaatgtatcgGGCCAGCCCTGGCACCGagactggggaggagggagaaggaacctATTACATGCCCTGCCGTGGGCAAGTGATGGTGATACTCTGTTCTAATTTCCCCTGGGCAGGTGGGAGACTATGTATTCCCCTTGGAATCAgtgaagcagctggagggctTCTTCAAGGAGAGATCCAAGAACCTACGCATGCGCATGGGTGCCACATTTGGCGCGTGCAAAGACCCGAAAATGCCCACAGAGTTTGCACCACTCTGTGCATCCCCCAGAGCAGGAATACTGCTCCGACAACTAGGTATGTGGTGATGGTCAAGTGCATGCATGAGAGGGTGGGATGACTCCTTAGCCTTGAACAGCCAGACATAAGAGGCATATTCCAGATGGGCCTCTGTGCAAGTTTGCTTTGCAGCTAGAATATCAGACCAGCCCTGCTCATCTTGCCcaatgtcctgttctcacagtgaccaaccagatgcctgggggaagcccagaagcaggaccaaTGAGCCCAAGACCCCTCTTCCCATCTGCAATTCTCAGAtgctggtactcagaggcatgcCACCTCTACTTGGGGAGTGAaaaactagtagccattgataacctcaCCCTCCATtgatttgtctgatcctcttgtaaagctgtccaagttggtagacctcactgcctcttgtgggagcgaatCCCCCCAGTTTAACAGTTGACTCCGTGAAGGAAATGCTTTATCTAGACCcgtggttcccaacatggggTACATGCCCCACAggagggcaatttgatttttaaagggggcaatttgagaatgagtcaTTAACAGTTAAtgaccttttaggcttcctccacatgaattcACATTTGGAAGAATAAGAATTATATAtcaccggtgggggggggggtcaggattttagagatgcttggggggggggcatggccaaAAGAAAGGTTCGGAACCACCAATCTagactgtcctgaatcttccaacatttagcctCATTGGATGAGGTTTTAGAACTGGGTTCTAAAATTACGAGAGAGGAAGGCAAactttgatccagcagagatctTCTGGGGTCttattcctcttcctctcctcgaATGGCTTTGAAGGGgggtttgacaaattcatgggagaagaaggctataaatggctacttgccacaatggctgtgctctgtctccactGCAACATTTTCCAGAGGAGtaaccagggctgtcttaagcatatgtggtgccAGGGTACAAAGATTCGcccgatgccccccccccaggatgccCAGTCCCAGGTACACAGGAGAGCAGAGTCGGCCAgctgcctcagcgtctcgctggctcagTCGCCCCTGAACTCGCAGCGCAGAGCTGCCCATAGCAGAAGAGCCTGGCGTTCCAACCAGAGGGTGGGCTCTTCTCCAgcctcaactctcgggccccggactctgGGCCTGGGGTccctgagagcccagcacccAGGTGCCCCACATCCCTAGTGcatatgggtaagacggccctgtttgTATGTTGCTGCACAAACAAGAGAATTTTCTTGTGACACCTTGAAGAGTAACAAGCTTATGCTGGGGACTAGTCTTCAAAAGGttatgtcataataaatgtgttagacTCTAAAGTGCCTCTAGATTCCCTGTTGTTATTTTCCTACTTGCTAGGTGacaggaactgggcagaggaggaatagtggagacagcctccccatcctgacccttccagaaaagaagacagttcagaattgcaacaggggtttgagggaggtcacagctcagaggcagatgaggcggaaacctgggaaataatgggagaggaggaggagggagaggacgcACCAGGGGGGTGGAAAGCTGGCAGACACAGTGTGTTTAGAAAGCGTTCCAGACCCTCCCTCCCAGACCTGGCGAGCCTTGAAattaggagagcagagagctcagagaaAAAGTGCCCAAGGGCACCTATAGGGGAAGTGATGacaatgacgaatgaggaagggggtggagagtcactcaggacaacaccattatccaagaggttgtgttccaaagcctctctctgtaaatattgaataaaaagcggaaggtaagaaacttttccttgtctttgtacatCCCTGGCAACCAGCTGTGGGAGTTGCTTACAGCCACCTGACACTAGGAAGTGAGACCTCCCTCTTAATAGGCTTCCTAACCAGTGCTACCCTCCTTCTCAATAGGCTTCCTAACCCGGATCGAGGCCAGATCTAGGCCAGGGATGAGGAAACcgaagccttccagatgttcttgaactacatttcccatcattagtggccattggccatgctggccggtgatgatggcagctgaagtccaacatctggaggcctagaggttccccatccctggtgtagggACATGGTTGAGATGATTAGAGGTGAAGCCCCAGAGGTACACATGGATCCCTCCCCTCTCAGTCCCAATTGGAGTACTTGAGTCACCCAAagagtctttctttttctttgcttcagAAATGATCAGCGCAGATGCTGCGACCTGTGAGATTTGTGCCAACGTTGCCTGCTCTGGATGCTAATGAAGAAGACCACCACCATCTCTGCTGGCTTTCTAAGTGGATCCTGACAACTGGcccttgctgctactgctgcctttTCCTCATCCAAACCAACAGAGGACACCTCTGCCCACTTGTacagattggctgggccattgtGTCCCTGCTGCTGCTACCCAGCCTTGGCTTCCTGGACCCCATCCCTAAAACCTCtatgagcacaattcagagtccATGTCGGAGGGAAGAGTGCAAGGGACAGGAAGTTGggctggggaaggaaggaggatggTTGAAAGGAAGGTGATTGGtcactgcaaaaaataataataacgacaTCAGTTCCATGtgatttttcttctgcttttttaaaattgaaaaccAGCTGTGTGAGTTTGCAAATGGGAACAGGAAAgaaagggtggggagaggaagcttTTGTTGCCAGACATGTTTCCTAGTCAAAATCAAGACTTGGTTGTATTTCCCCCTGAACAGGCTCCAGATACATTTTCCCCTATAGAAAGAAAAGTAGCTGGGGTGAGATTTTGAACAAAAGGGACAATCTGGCTCCCCTCTCCTCTACTTACTCTTCCCTCAAGATTACAACCTCCTGCAGCTGATTCTCAATGAGAAGTAATATTACATCTCAGGAATGTTAGATGCCGCCTAAAGTCATTTTTTCACCCCTCACACTGCCATTCTTaggtcagttctccacatttctgcaccagtttgtcattttaaaaagcacttgtgaaaattcaccaggattttggtgcaaatttctcttaaaaTGCACACATTCCCATGCGATTTCCCCTAATGTgaatattttttgcaaagcaattttccctaatataatgcatttctgcctACTATTTTCACTGTTGTAGGCAGCTTATCCTTACTTTGGCCTAGTATACATTGTTTTGGcttgagagctgcattgcaaaatctagaGGGGTACGGATCTTGAACAATGGCTGTGCTTCAGCTAGGAAAGCACAACTCAGGCACCTtaagctttaaatgcaaactgaactgaaccgAATACCTCCCCTATCGCAACCCAGTAGCCAGTTTCTGCCCATCAGCTTTGGGGTGCATTGCAGTGGAGTATAGTGCTAGCAGAGAGGAACCAGAAATCCCAATTTCTTTCCAGCATATTCCTTCCATCCCCAGCAAACCTTTCCTGTTCCCAtggtctccctcttcctctcctcagAGGCGGTTGATTTGGATGATGCCCCTGCTTCTTGATagccacacattttaaaatgaaatcaatatGCAGACTAAAACACTGTCTAGCCCACATAACACTTCTATTTGAGTTTAAATACCCTTTTGTTCTCTGTTGGTGATTTGGTCGTTTGGTTTTGATGGCGATCTCTTAAGCAAAACTGGCTTCTGACTTGCAAAACTGGCTTCCTCGTGGATATCCCTGTTTGGTGTGTCCAAAATAAAGATTTCCAGTGCACTGATGCTCTCTGCCTTTACTACTTTGATGTGAAAATGGTTTGGCTCATTTAATTATTACAGTCATTTTAtacccctgcccatctagctggttTTCGCCAGCCCCATTTTCCCAAAAATTCCCTGTTGCAAGGAAAAAACTCTCTCCATGTAGGTATTAAGTTATAATAATCATACTAAtgccaaattattatttataccccacccacttggctgggtttccccagccactctgggtggctcccaacagaatattaaaaaccacgagaaaacatcaaatgttaaaaacttccctaaacaggactgccttcagatgtcttctaaaagtcagttagttgtttgttttcttgacatctgatgggtgggtgttccacagggcgggtgccacttccgagaaggccctctgcctggttccctgtaacgtcacATCTTGCAGGGAGGAAATCTCCAGAAGGCCCaaggggctggacctcagtgtccggggtgaacgatggggttggagacgctccttcaggtatgctgggccgaggccgtttagggctttaaaggtcaacaccaacactttgaattgtgttcggaaacgtactaggagccaatgtaggtctttcaggactggtgttatatggtcttagcggccgctcccagtcaccagtctagctgccgcattctggattagttgtagtttcggcgtcaccttcaaaggtagagtgCATTGCTGTTTTGCATGTGGACAGCTttatctccagcatctccaggtgggtctGGAAGAGGCCCCAGTCTGAAAGCCCAGATATATACCACCAGTCCCTATGTAACCTTaatggcatccatctgtttcaaGCGACATTGGAGTGcatctctgggggtgaagtcaaaccactgtgttagcatcTCTGAAGTGACTTTCCCAGGGTGTAAGCCTGTGCAGTGTGTATGGagttcctgggctgcccagacgagaagacattccccccaccccccggtctCACTGATGTgaccaaaaggaaagcagagtaatacatttggcaccagtttggctgcagaagttgctggaaggaggcgtacaaggcaccatccagccaatttagggactccactctggaattGTGTAGTGTTTGCTCCTTACACATCTCCCACAAGTTGTCCCGCAATGCATGGGTACAAAATTTTCCTCTGGGTTTACTTCTGAATACTTTCTCATGAATGAGCATAGCCAAGAGGCAGGGGAActttaggatcagagctttccttctcctgatAAGCTACCTTGCCAAGTTGATgtaccccatctgcccctcacttccctctgcggaacatgcagaataataataataataataaaaataaaatttatttatatcccgccctccccagccgaagccgggctcagagcggctaacaacaacaacagaaactgccttcttgattgTTGGTCTCGCCTTCTCAACCTGCAGTATTGCGCTAAATGGATCAATTGCATGTCtcagtataaggtaaagggaaagggacccctgactattagatccagtcatggccaactctggggttgcggcgctcatctcactttattggccaagtgagccggcgtacagcttccgggtcatgtgaccagcatgactaagccgcttctggcgaaccagagcagcacacggaaacgccgtttaccttcctgccggaacagtacctatttatctacttgcactttgatgtgctttcgaactgctaggttggcaggagcagggaccaagcaacgggagctcaccccattgcggggattcgaaccgccaaccttctgatcggcaagtcctaggctctgtggtttaacccacagcgccacccgcgtccctatccagtataaggtagcttcctttaTATATTCTCAACCCTGTTTGTgggcaaaacaaataaatgaataaacggGAATAAATTtcccagggtggggaggggaggagaaattaTCCAATAGCTTCTCAAAGGTAATTCTTCACAGCAAGCGTACTTTCATGATTACAAATTGGGAAATGAAACAATACAACTCTCTCCCCATGTGTGCGGCTGTGCACGTACATGCATGCCCATGTATACAAAAGAGCTACCTAGGATGAAAAGAGATGAGCTGAATTCAATAAAGCTAACGCAACTGGAATGCAGAAAACGGttcattcaggaatgtgttgacTCAGCTCAGATTAGGATATGCAAACACTGGACCGGAGGCAGGCATGGCACAACGGCAGCTGGGGGACGGGGGCCCCAACATTAAGAAtgcaaggagagcctgctggatcagatcagtgccccatctagtccaccatatTGTCCTCGCAgtcgccaaccagatgcctgccagAGACCTGCAAGAAGGTTTCAGACCACAGGAATACTCTCccccttgtgattctcagcagcaGATGCCCAGATCCATAATGCTCctgatagtggaggtagaacatcggACACTGATTGACTTCTCCAAAAACCCGACATTgtccgattcactcaaaaacagTGCTGAACACCTGCAAATCACCCCTGCAACATTTGGGGGTGCGAACCCCACGTTTCACAGTGGTCCGTAAAACAAGCCCTTGGCACCCTAATCCGCAGGGCCACGATTTCGCCAAAAGCCTGTAGTTgtccgattcactcaaaaatggtgccaaaccctaCATTTGATGGTAGGCCCTAAAATGAGCCCTTGGTGGCGCAGGTAACCctagcctctgtccctctttccttccctcccaagtTAACAAGACAAGAATAACCAGCAGATCTGGGACATCCCTGTTACTGTGTAAGAGAAAGGAAAGGTAGTTTTACTTATTCTTTTCCTCCCAAAtctgttattatttttacatatttataCAAGAATCAACATTCAATATTCAACCATCCTGCCCCTGTCCACAAATAAGCACCAAATGTTTATTTCATTACATCTAACATTTAagtcatttcagtttttaaataaaGGTACCATTCCAAAAATCATCGTGTGTCCATGGAGGCTTATAACCATGTTCCATCAATGCTGCATATGTAATAAATCTATGACATAAGATTCAACTGCAATTCTTTACACGAAATGAGATTTAACATCTTGAATTTCAAGCAGCACAGCATTGTATCCTGCTGAgttagaatagacccattgaaattgatggacctaagttagttggaccgatgttggatacaacccaaaatgtCATTGGCTGAGCCAGCTAAGGATGCTCCATCTTCCCTAATATGTGTCTCCTCTTTCATTGCTGGTGCTTGTCACCCAGCCACAAACCCATGAACTAAGCAGAAGTATTGACGAGGTTGTGCGCATGTAACCACATATTCATTTGAGATTTGTGCATGAACAACATAGAAGTGCTAATCTTTTAACAGTTGTTACAATGACcaggtaggggacgcgggtggcactgtgggtaaaacctcagtgcctaggacttgccgatcagaaggtcggcggttcgaatccccgcggcggggtgagctcccgtcttttggtccctgctcctgcccacctagcagttcgaaagcacccctaagtgcaagtagataaataggtaccgctttatagcgggaaggtaaacggcgtttccatgtgctgcgctggtgctggctcgccagagcagcttcgtcacgctggccacgtgacccggaagtgtcttcggacagcgctggctcccggcctcttaagtgagatgagcgcacaaccctagagtcggacacgactggcccgtacgggcaggggtacctttacctttacctttacaatgacCAGGTAACGGAAGGGTCAAACACCCAGCAGGAGATGCCTTCCCCATGTGAGAAGGGATGTTTTGTTGATGGCTGTCATTGACAAGAGCAATGCACACACTGAAACACAGTTCAGAAATAGTTGAAAAGTAGGACACAGTCGCTGAATCAGGAAGGACAGTAAACATGAAAGCTCTGGGGAGGTTTGCCTAGAATTGCCACATCTCAGAAATTGATGTGAAGATTCAGGAGAGCTAAAAGAACATGGCTGCTCCTTCCAAACCTCAGCatgaaggaaggagagaacaaGACAAGGGCACAATCAGAAATCTCGGGTCTTCTGCTAGCTTTTGCTAATTGATCCTTCTGCCAGGCCCATCATCTACCACCATCAATAACAGCTAGTGCAGGCAGCATTGG encodes the following:
- the LOC114602586 gene encoding guanylin-like produces the protein MNTYLVATVCLSVLAILSDGVEVKVGDYVFPLESVKQLEGFFKERSKNLRMRMGATFGACKDPKMPTEFAPLCASPRAGILLRQLEMISADAATCEICANVACSGC